One Aegilops tauschii subsp. strangulata cultivar AL8/78 chromosome 7, Aet v6.0, whole genome shotgun sequence genomic window carries:
- the LOC109746899 gene encoding uncharacterized protein, which yields MAPNFGRSISFPLTPARSFSKSSRHLRSISLPGTTSSHPLLASLNAHIVTIRAWIQDTAAAGSSLPAGLANIHALHAALADLLLLPESRAALQCTTSKAADSLLDAFLLLADAHQGFQECLISLSHAAAESRAALRRGEATRLASAARSQRRAEKVLARLAASISAVSSKCARLNLVGEDAEMAGAIMQAAAASAAASAAVFSAAASMSYSASCCKKMAIFVPVFATRKAAAPETAEAAMERLHVLERCFDECDGACNRVFRSVVQTRVSLLNVMTPTI from the coding sequence ATGGCTCCCAACTTCGGCCGTTCCATCTCCTTCCCTCTGACCCCGGCGAGGTCATTCTCAAAGTCATCCCGCCACCTCCGCTCCATCAGCCTCCCGGGCACCACCTCCTCACACCCACTCCTCGCCAGCCTCAACGCCCACATCGTCACCATCCGCGCCTGGATCCAGGACACCGCCGCAGCAGGCTCATCCCTCCCAGCCGGCCTCGCCAACATCCACGCGCTCCACGCCGCGCTcgccgacctcctcctcctcccagaGTCCAGGGCCGCGCTTCAGTGCACCACCAGCAAGGCCGCCGACAGCCTCCTAGACgctttcctcctcctcgccgACGCGCACCAGGGCTTCCAGGAGTGCCTCATTTCGCTCAGTCATGCGGCGGCCGAGTCCCGTGCTGCGCTCCGCAGGGGCGAAGCCACAAGGCTCGCGTCTGCCGCCAGGTCCCAGCGTCGGGCCGAGAAGGTCCTCGCTCGGCTCGCTGCGTCCATCTCCGCCGTCTCCTCCAAGTGCGCCCGCCTGAACCTCGTCGGCGAGGATGCAGAGATGGCCGGTGCGATCATGCAGGCAGCCGCTGCGAGCGCCGCGGCCTCCGCGGCCGTGTTCTCAGCTGCCGCATCAATGTCGTACTCGGCATCCTGTTGCAAGAAGATGGCCATATTTGTTCCCGTGTTCGCCACCAGGAAGGCCGCCGCGCCGGAGACGGCAGAGGCGGCCATGGAGAGACTGCATGTGCTAGAGCGGTGCTTCGATGAGTGCGATGGCGCCTGCAATAGGGTGTTCAGGAGCGTCGTGCAGACCAGGGTTTCACTTCTCAACGTCATGACGCCCACGATCTAG